The Ananas comosus cultivar F153 linkage group 2, ASM154086v1, whole genome shotgun sequence genome contains a region encoding:
- the LOC109725038 gene encoding uncharacterized membrane protein At3g27390-like has product MSTSSSSPLDSLKSWVVANYSEPLDSLKQSLRVAYVVFAFCSAFFLGGFKALLVGPVAAALLIIGNVGVILGLLPWHVAWTVYSLIKTNYINSALKFAFLFVLPILFALWLALSIFGSILVGVGYGFFAPWVSTFEAFRQDSETKKFLHGVVDGTWGTIKGSCTVVRDFADICYHSYPLYLKELRESSHNHQPHSIRLVDVPACILVALMGLIVDIPLYTVIALIKSPYMLFKGWQRLLHDLISREGPFLETACVPIAGLAILLWPLVVVGSVVLAIVSSIFIGLYGSVVVFQERSFQRGVAYVVAMVSAFDEYTNDWLYLKEGSILPKPQYRKRKASNSTEFSVGASISKGIRSTPSSSAAPAMLVPNLAPSRSVREAIQEVKMVQIWEDIMKSCEIRGKELVDASVITPFGLYEWLRTKGCAQETVSLGLPSYALLHTILYSIKTGSGGLMLSGGTEVTHHNRPQDRLLDWFFHPVIVLKEQIQAIKLREEEVRFLEKSVLFSGNIADGNSWDNGSAVPHDPLRAAQIQAISRRLVGMTRSISKFPTYRRRYRQVVKLLITYSLERDGSCASRSNRSVSSIEIVPCEV; this is encoded by the exons ATGTCGACCTCCTCTTCGTCGCCGTTGGATTCGTTGAAGAGTTGGGTTGTCGCCAACTACTCGGAGCCGTTGGATTCGCTGAAGCAATCGCTGAGGGTCGCCTATGTCGTCTTCGCCTTTTGCTCCGCCTTCTTCCTCGGAGGCTTCAAAG cTTTGTTAGTTGGTCCTGTTGCTGCGGCGCTTCTGATAATTGGGAACGTAGGGGTGATACTCGGCCTCTTACCATGGCACGTCGCGTGGACCGTTTATTCTCTCATCAA GACTAATTATATCAATTCGGCTCTGAAATTCGCATTTCTTTTCGTTCTGCCCATTCTGTTCGCTCTCTGGTTGGCTCTAAGCATTTTCGGGAGCATTCTAGTTGGGGTCGGCTACGGTTTCTTCGCACCATGGGTCTCCACATTCGAGGCCTTTCGACAGGACAGCGAAACAAAGAAGTTCCTCCATGGCGTTGTG GACGGAACATGGGGAACAATCAAAGGGAGTTGCACGGTAGTTAGGGATTTTGCCGACATATGCTACCACTCTTACCCACTCTACCTGAAAGAATTGCGTGAAAGTTCCCACAATCATCAGCCCCATTCAATCAG GTTGGTGGATGTGCCGGCATGTATTCTTGTGGCCCTGATGGGCTTAATAGTCGACATACCGCTTTACACGGTTATAGCACTGATAAAGAGCCCTTACATGCTTTTCAAGGGGTGGCAGAGGTTGCTACATGACCTTATAAGTAGAGAAGGCCCCTTTCTTGAAACAGCTTGTGTGCCGATCGCCGGCCTGGCCATCCTTCTCTGGCCTCTCGTTGTCGTGGGGAGCGTCGTATTGGCTATTGTGTCGAGCATCTTTATTGGGCTGTATGGATCTGTTGTTGTGTTTCAG GAGAGATCTTTCCAAAGGGGAGTAGCCTACGTAGTTGCCATGGTCTCAGCGTTTGATGAATACACTAATGATTGGCTTTATCTGAAAGAGGGCTCTATCCTTCCAAA GCCCCAATACCGAAAGAGGAAAGCATCTAACTCTACGGAGTTTTCCGTAGGAGCAAGTATTTCTAAAGGAATTAGGTCCACTCCAAGCTCATCGGCAGCGCCTGCCATGTTGGTCCCAAACTTGGCTCCTTCGAGATCAGTTAGAGAGGCAATACAAGAAGTGAAAATGGTGCAG ATATGGGAAGACATAATGAAGTCCTGCGAAATAAGGGGCAAGGAATTAGTTGATGCAAGTGTCATAACACCATTCGGTCTATACGAGTGGCTCAGAACAAAAGGATGCGCCCAAGAGACGGTCAGCCTCGGACTACCTTCTTACGCTTTACTCCACACTATTCTCTACTCCATCAAAACCGGATCGGGCGGTCTAATGCTCAGCGGTGGGACGGAGGTTACTCATCATAACCGCCCGCAAGACCGGCTTTTGGACTGGTTCTTCCATCCGGTTATAGTTTTGAAGGAGCAAATCCAGGCCATTAAATTGAGGGAGGAGGAAGTGAGGTTCTTGGAGAAATCAGTTCTCTTCAGCGGTAACATCGCTGACGGGAATTCTTGGGACAATGGTTCGGCCGTTCCTCATGACCCACTGAGGGCTGCTCAGATTCAGGCCATCAGCAGAAG GTTGGTTGGCATGACGAGGAGCATTTCGAAGTTCCCGACGTACAGGAGGCGATACAGGCAAGTAGTAAAGCTGCTTATCACTTACTCCCTCGAGAGGGACGGCTCGTGTGCGTCCCGTTCGAATAGATCGGTCTCGTCCATCGAAATCGTGCCTTGTGAAGTATAG
- the LOC109724546 gene encoding signal peptidase complex catalytic subunit SEC11A-like isoform X2 — protein sequence MGFIGDAVDSIRSLQIRQVLTQLVSLGMIVTSALIIWKGLMCVTGSESPVVVVLSGSMEPGFKRGDILFLHMSKDPIRAGEIVVFHVDGREIPIVHRVIKVHERQDTGEVDILTKGDNNFGDDRLLYAHGQLWLQRHHIMGRAVGFLPYVGWVTIIMTEKPIIKYLLIGALGLLVITSKE from the exons atgggttTCATCGGGGACGCGGTGGACTCCATTCGCTCCCTTCAAATCCGCCAAGTTCTCACCCAACTCGTTAGCCTCG GGATGATAGTTACATCGGCGTTGATCATATGGAAGGGTTTGATGTGTGTCACGGGGAGCGAATCGCCCGTTGTTGTTGTTCTATCAGGGAGCATGGAACCTGGATTTAAGAGG GGTGATATTCTGTTCTTGCACATGAGCAAAGATCCTATTCGTGCTGGAGAAATAGTTGTGTTTCATGTGGAT GGGCGCGAAATCCCAATTGTCCATCGGGTAATTAAG GTTCACGAGCGACAGGACACAGGAGAGGTTGATATTCTTACAAAAG GTGATAATAACTTTGGTGATGATAGACTTCTATATGCTCACGGGCAGCTTTGGCTTCAGCGACATCACATAATGGGTCGGGCCGTAGG GTTTTTGCCGTATGTCGGATGGGTCACCATTATCATGACCGAGAAACCAATAATCAAG TACTTGCTCATTGGTGCTCTGGGTTTGCTGGTTATAACATCCAAGGAGTAG
- the LOC109724546 gene encoding signal peptidase complex catalytic subunit SEC11A-like isoform X1 → MGFIGDAVDSIRSLQIRQVLTQLVSLGRIDAGMIVTSALIIWKGLMCVTGSESPVVVVLSGSMEPGFKRGDILFLHMSKDPIRAGEIVVFHVDGREIPIVHRVIKVHERQDTGEVDILTKGDNNFGDDRLLYAHGQLWLQRHHIMGRAVGFLPYVGWVTIIMTEKPIIKYLLIGALGLLVITSKE, encoded by the exons atgggttTCATCGGGGACGCGGTGGACTCCATTCGCTCCCTTCAAATCCGCCAAGTTCTCACCCAACTCGTTAGCCTCG ggagaattGATGCAGGGATGATAGTTACATCGGCGTTGATCATATGGAAGGGTTTGATGTGTGTCACGGGGAGCGAATCGCCCGTTGTTGTTGTTCTATCAGGGAGCATGGAACCTGGATTTAAGAGG GGTGATATTCTGTTCTTGCACATGAGCAAAGATCCTATTCGTGCTGGAGAAATAGTTGTGTTTCATGTGGAT GGGCGCGAAATCCCAATTGTCCATCGGGTAATTAAG GTTCACGAGCGACAGGACACAGGAGAGGTTGATATTCTTACAAAAG GTGATAATAACTTTGGTGATGATAGACTTCTATATGCTCACGGGCAGCTTTGGCTTCAGCGACATCACATAATGGGTCGGGCCGTAGG GTTTTTGCCGTATGTCGGATGGGTCACCATTATCATGACCGAGAAACCAATAATCAAG TACTTGCTCATTGGTGCTCTGGGTTTGCTGGTTATAACATCCAAGGAGTAG
- the LOC109724546 gene encoding signal peptidase complex catalytic subunit SEC11C-like isoform X3: protein MIVTSALIIWKGLMCVTGSESPVVVVLSGSMEPGFKRGDILFLHMSKDPIRAGEIVVFHVDGREIPIVHRVIKVHERQDTGEVDILTKGDNNFGDDRLLYAHGQLWLQRHHIMGRAVGFLPYVGWVTIIMTEKPIIKYLLIGALGLLVITSKE, encoded by the exons ATGATAGTTACATCGGCGTTGATCATATGGAAGGGTTTGATGTGTGTCACGGGGAGCGAATCGCCCGTTGTTGTTGTTCTATCAGGGAGCATGGAACCTGGATTTAAGAGG GGTGATATTCTGTTCTTGCACATGAGCAAAGATCCTATTCGTGCTGGAGAAATAGTTGTGTTTCATGTGGAT GGGCGCGAAATCCCAATTGTCCATCGGGTAATTAAG GTTCACGAGCGACAGGACACAGGAGAGGTTGATATTCTTACAAAAG GTGATAATAACTTTGGTGATGATAGACTTCTATATGCTCACGGGCAGCTTTGGCTTCAGCGACATCACATAATGGGTCGGGCCGTAGG GTTTTTGCCGTATGTCGGATGGGTCACCATTATCATGACCGAGAAACCAATAATCAAG TACTTGCTCATTGGTGCTCTGGGTTTGCTGGTTATAACATCCAAGGAGTAG